Proteins encoded together in one Micromonospora auratinigra window:
- a CDS encoding adenine phosphoribosyltransferase, giving the protein MTETHTTGVRGDSGPQVAQLVASRVLDVPDFPKAGVVFKDLMPLFADGAVFREVIDGIVAYHGRDSFDVVAGIEARGFVLAAAIAYATGVGVVPVRKAGKLPRATHSASYALEYGEATLEVHQDAFTAGHRVLVVDDVLATGGTAEATLDLVERAGGTVSGFTVLLELGFLEGRQRLAPRPVHALLTV; this is encoded by the coding sequence GTGACGGAGACCCACACCACCGGGGTACGGGGAGACAGCGGCCCGCAGGTCGCCCAACTGGTCGCCAGCCGGGTGCTGGACGTGCCGGACTTCCCGAAGGCCGGGGTCGTGTTCAAGGACCTGATGCCGCTCTTCGCCGACGGCGCGGTGTTCCGCGAGGTGATCGACGGGATCGTCGCGTACCACGGGCGTGACTCGTTCGACGTGGTGGCCGGCATCGAGGCGCGAGGCTTCGTGCTCGCCGCGGCGATCGCGTACGCCACCGGGGTCGGGGTGGTGCCGGTGCGCAAGGCGGGCAAGCTGCCCCGGGCCACCCACTCCGCCTCCTACGCGCTGGAGTACGGCGAGGCGACCCTGGAGGTGCACCAGGACGCCTTCACCGCCGGGCACCGGGTGCTGGTGGTCGACGACGTGCTGGCCACCGGCGGGACCGCCGAGGCCACCCTCGACCTGGTGGAGCGGGCCGGCGGCACGGTCTCGGGTTTCACCGTGCTGCTGGAGCTGGGCTTCCTCGAGGGGCGGCAGCGGCTCGCCCCGCGCCCGGTCCATGCCCTGCTGACCGTTTGA
- a CDS encoding peptidylprolyl isomerase, translating into MASSRDRQRKLARAKLDRQLARRAATARRRRQIQAGVGAAVVLALIVVGSAWALGAFDSKPERKAAEDVCVWTPQDAKANTNLKDVGTPKTTGLPTAGTRPMTITTNQGAPITATLDLASAPCAAASISYLAGRSFYDNTKCHEITAEGALRCGDPSGTGIGGPAYSFYDENVPDPAPSPSASAAPGQPVAYPKGTVAMIANPPGTNSSQFLVFFKDFNPAQPKYPVIGKVTGGLDVLQKIGALPTVDNGTGAKVKPKTDVVIQSLTVGEVTAGPAATSAPAASPSAG; encoded by the coding sequence GTGGCTTCCAGCAGGGACCGGCAGCGCAAACTGGCGCGGGCCAAGCTCGACCGGCAGCTCGCCCGGCGGGCCGCGACCGCCAGGCGCCGCCGGCAGATCCAGGCCGGTGTCGGCGCCGCCGTGGTGCTCGCGCTGATCGTGGTCGGTTCGGCCTGGGCGCTCGGCGCGTTCGACTCCAAGCCCGAGCGCAAGGCCGCCGAGGACGTCTGCGTCTGGACCCCGCAGGACGCGAAGGCCAACACCAACCTCAAGGACGTCGGCACGCCGAAGACCACCGGCCTGCCGACCGCCGGCACCCGGCCGATGACGATCACCACCAACCAGGGCGCCCCGATCACCGCCACGCTCGACCTCGCCTCGGCGCCGTGCGCCGCCGCCAGCATCTCGTACCTGGCCGGCCGGTCGTTCTACGACAACACCAAGTGCCACGAGATCACCGCCGAGGGCGCACTGCGTTGCGGTGACCCCAGCGGCACCGGCATCGGCGGCCCGGCCTACTCCTTCTACGACGAGAACGTCCCGGACCCGGCGCCCAGCCCGTCCGCCTCGGCGGCCCCGGGCCAGCCGGTGGCGTACCCCAAGGGCACCGTGGCCATGATCGCGAACCCGCCGGGCACCAACAGCAGCCAGTTCCTGGTCTTCTTCAAGGACTTCAACCCGGCCCAGCCGAAGTACCCGGTCATCGGCAAGGTCACCGGCGGCCTGGACGTGCTGCAGAAGATCGGCGCCCTGCCGACCGTGGACAATGGGACCGGCGCCAAGGTCAAGCCGAAGACGGACGTGGTGATCCAGAGCCTCACCGTCGGTGAGGTGACCGCCGGACCGGCCGCGACCAGCGCGCCGGCGGCGAGCCCCAGCGCCGGCTGA
- a CDS encoding RelA/SpoT family protein, with the protein MSHDVVPPVEGTVHPTGDADGSVTERSGNPPARATGTPGDGPDPQADGGAVVVPFPADTAGDPSSSGGFALSNAPTGRRVRARLARFNAPWQTSQVSEVLEPLIATHRENHPKADARLLQRAFDTAARWHSGQYRKSGDPYITHPLAVATILANLGMDTTTLVAALLHDTIEDTEYTLDAMRADFGGEVTLLVDGVTKLDKVKLGDAAKAETIRKMVVAMAKDPRVLVIKLADRLHNMRTLTFLPRPKQEQKAKETLEILAPLAHRLGMNTIKWELEDLAFGTLFPKRYEEINRLIGEHQPQREALLRQVTQKVSTDLKAAKIKAETTGRPKHLYSIYQKMIVRGRDFNDIYDLVGVRILVDTVRDCYAALGVIHANWQPVPGRFKDYIAMPKFNMYQSLHTTVIGPTGKPVEMQIRTYAMHRTAEFGIAAHWKYKEHKGTPVVGPPAHIDEMTWLRQLLDWQREAADPSEFLDALRFDLSSQEVYVFTPKGDVIPLPTGSTPVDFAYAVHTEVGHKCIGARVNGKLVPLESTLSNGDVIEIFTSKSDTAGPTQDWLGFVKSPRARTKIRQYFNKERREEAIEAGKDSIVKAMRKQGMPLQRMLTSDALMAIARDLHLADVASLYAAVGDSQVSAQSVVQKLMAAYGGEEGAAEDIAETAVATRPPRSRQSSSDPGVVVRGVSDVWIKLARCCTPVPPDAVFGFVTRSGGVSVHRDDCANAEDLRAQSERVVEVSWKLTSASTFLVAIQVEALDRHKLLADVTRVLSDERVNILSATVTTTRDRVAVSRFSFEMADPKHLGHLLAAVRKVDGVFDAYRVTSGA; encoded by the coding sequence GTGTCCCACGATGTCGTCCCTCCGGTGGAGGGCACGGTGCACCCGACAGGTGACGCGGACGGCTCGGTGACCGAGCGGAGCGGCAACCCGCCGGCCCGCGCGACCGGGACTCCCGGCGACGGACCCGACCCGCAGGCCGACGGCGGGGCGGTCGTGGTGCCGTTCCCGGCCGACACCGCCGGTGACCCGTCGTCCAGCGGTGGGTTCGCCCTGTCCAACGCGCCGACCGGCCGGCGGGTCCGCGCCCGGCTGGCCCGGTTCAACGCGCCGTGGCAGACCTCCCAGGTCAGCGAGGTGCTCGAACCGCTGATCGCGACCCACCGGGAGAACCACCCCAAGGCCGACGCCCGGCTGCTCCAGCGGGCCTTCGACACGGCCGCGCGCTGGCACTCGGGTCAGTACCGCAAGTCCGGCGACCCGTACATCACCCACCCGCTCGCGGTGGCGACCATCCTGGCCAACCTCGGGATGGACACCACGACGCTGGTCGCCGCGCTGCTGCACGACACCATCGAGGACACCGAGTACACCCTCGACGCGATGCGCGCCGACTTCGGCGGCGAGGTGACCCTGCTGGTCGACGGCGTCACCAAGCTCGACAAGGTCAAGCTCGGCGACGCGGCCAAGGCGGAGACCATCCGCAAGATGGTGGTGGCGATGGCCAAGGACCCGCGGGTCCTGGTGATCAAGCTGGCCGACCGGCTGCACAACATGCGGACGCTGACCTTCCTGCCCCGCCCCAAGCAGGAGCAGAAGGCCAAGGAGACGCTGGAGATCCTCGCCCCGCTGGCCCACCGCCTCGGTATGAACACCATCAAGTGGGAGCTGGAGGATCTGGCCTTCGGCACCCTGTTCCCGAAGCGGTACGAGGAGATCAACCGGCTGATCGGGGAGCACCAGCCGCAGCGTGAGGCGCTGCTGCGCCAGGTGACCCAGAAGGTGTCCACCGACCTGAAGGCCGCCAAGATCAAGGCGGAGACCACCGGTCGGCCGAAGCACCTCTACTCGATCTACCAGAAGATGATCGTGCGGGGGCGCGACTTCAACGACATCTACGACCTGGTCGGGGTGCGGATCCTGGTCGACACGGTGCGCGACTGCTACGCGGCGTTGGGCGTCATCCACGCCAACTGGCAGCCGGTGCCGGGTCGGTTCAAGGACTACATCGCCATGCCCAAGTTCAACATGTACCAGTCGTTGCACACGACGGTCATCGGGCCCACCGGCAAGCCGGTGGAGATGCAGATCCGCACCTACGCGATGCACCGCACCGCCGAGTTCGGCATCGCCGCACACTGGAAGTACAAGGAGCACAAGGGCACCCCGGTGGTCGGCCCGCCGGCGCACATCGACGAGATGACCTGGCTGCGCCAGCTGCTGGACTGGCAGCGCGAGGCGGCCGACCCGAGCGAGTTCCTCGACGCGCTGCGCTTCGACCTGTCCAGCCAGGAGGTGTACGTCTTCACCCCGAAGGGTGACGTCATTCCGCTGCCGACCGGGTCGACGCCGGTGGACTTCGCGTACGCGGTGCACACCGAGGTCGGGCACAAGTGCATCGGCGCGCGGGTCAACGGCAAGCTGGTGCCGCTGGAGTCCACGCTCTCCAACGGCGACGTGATCGAGATCTTCACCTCGAAGTCCGACACGGCCGGCCCGACCCAGGACTGGCTCGGCTTCGTCAAGAGCCCACGGGCCCGCACCAAGATCCGCCAGTACTTCAACAAGGAGCGGCGCGAGGAGGCGATCGAGGCCGGCAAGGACTCGATCGTCAAGGCGATGCGCAAGCAGGGCATGCCGTTGCAGCGGATGCTCACCTCGGACGCGCTGATGGCGATCGCCCGAGACCTGCACCTCGCCGACGTGGCGTCGCTCTACGCGGCGGTCGGCGACAGCCAGGTCTCCGCGCAGTCGGTGGTGCAGAAGCTGATGGCCGCGTACGGCGGCGAGGAGGGCGCGGCGGAGGACATCGCCGAGACCGCCGTCGCCACCCGGCCGCCGCGCAGCCGGCAGAGCAGCAGCGACCCGGGTGTCGTGGTGCGCGGGGTCAGCGACGTCTGGATCAAGCTGGCGCGCTGCTGCACCCCGGTCCCGCCGGACGCGGTGTTCGGCTTCGTCACCCGCTCCGGCGGGGTGAGCGTGCACCGCGACGACTGCGCCAACGCCGAGGACCTGCGTGCGCAGAGCGAGCGGGTGGTCGAGGTGAGCTGGAAGCTCACCTCCGCCTCGACCTTCCTGGTCGCCATCCAGGTGGAGGCGCTCGACCGGCACAAGCTGCTCGCCGACGTCACCCGGGTGCTCTCCGACGAGCGGGTCAACATCCTCTCCGCGACGGTCACCACCACCCGGGACCGGGTGGCGGTGAGCCGGTTCAGCTTCGAGATGGCCGACCCGAAGCACCTGGGGCACCTGCTGGCCGCCGTGCGCAAGGTCGACGGGGTTTTCGACGCGTACCGGGTCACCTCGGGCGCCTGA
- the secF gene encoding protein translocase subunit SecF, whose amino-acid sequence MAKTGLASRLYRGEADLNIVGRRKLWFGVAGVLVLIAVLSFAIRGFSLGIEFAGGNSFQVPASVGTLDDAEAKVNGALQSKGGGVKVVTAQKVGSTEGEYYEMRTPQLTPQQATDVKTEIAQELGIQPSQISGDQVSEAWGSQVTQRALLGLLIFIAVVAVYLILRFEWRMAAAAIASLLTNLVLTAGIYSLVGFEVTPSTIIGFLTILGFALYDVVVVFDKVQENTRGITANNNMTYGEASNLALNQSLMRSLNTSVVALLPVGGLLFIGAGLLGAGTLKDLGLVLFVGMAVAFLTSILLATPLLVLLKNQDPRIAAHNKRVLARRGAIARGEIAPKGAPRVATEAGDDTVDTVDPEAAALAGSAPKVGARPAGKRPTGARGGRPAGGGGNRPGGAKRR is encoded by the coding sequence ATGGCTAAGACTGGTCTGGCGTCCCGGCTCTACCGGGGCGAGGCCGATCTCAACATCGTCGGCCGGCGCAAGCTGTGGTTCGGCGTGGCCGGCGTGCTGGTGCTGATCGCCGTGCTCAGCTTCGCGATCCGGGGCTTCAGCCTCGGCATCGAGTTCGCCGGCGGCAACTCGTTCCAGGTGCCGGCAAGCGTCGGCACGCTGGACGACGCCGAGGCGAAGGTCAACGGCGCGCTGCAGAGCAAGGGCGGCGGCGTCAAGGTGGTCACCGCCCAGAAGGTCGGCAGCACCGAGGGCGAGTACTACGAGATGCGGACCCCGCAGCTCACCCCGCAGCAGGCCACCGACGTCAAGACCGAGATCGCCCAGGAGCTCGGCATCCAGCCGAGCCAGATCAGCGGCGACCAGGTCTCCGAGGCCTGGGGCAGCCAGGTCACCCAGCGAGCCCTGCTCGGCCTGCTGATCTTCATCGCGGTGGTCGCGGTCTACCTGATCCTGCGCTTCGAGTGGCGGATGGCGGCGGCGGCGATCGCCTCGCTGCTGACCAACCTGGTGCTCACCGCCGGCATCTACTCGCTGGTCGGCTTCGAGGTGACCCCGTCGACGATCATCGGCTTCCTCACCATCCTGGGCTTCGCGCTCTACGACGTGGTGGTGGTCTTCGACAAGGTCCAGGAGAACACCCGCGGCATCACCGCGAACAACAACATGACCTACGGCGAGGCGTCGAACCTGGCGCTCAACCAGAGCCTGATGCGGTCGCTGAACACCTCCGTGGTCGCGCTGCTGCCGGTCGGTGGTCTGCTCTTCATCGGGGCGGGTCTGCTCGGCGCCGGCACGCTCAAGGACCTCGGCCTGGTGCTCTTCGTCGGTATGGCGGTGGCGTTCCTGACCTCGATCCTGCTGGCCACGCCGCTGCTGGTGCTGCTGAAGAACCAGGACCCGCGGATCGCCGCGCACAACAAGCGGGTACTGGCCCGCCGGGGCGCCATCGCCCGGGGCGAGATCGCCCCGAAGGGCGCGCCGCGGGTCGCCACCGAGGCCGGCGACGACACCGTGGACACCGTCGACCCGGAGGCCGCCGCGCTGGCCGGCAGCGCCCCCAAGGTCGGTGCCCGGCCGGCCGGCAAGCGCCCCACCGGCGCCCGGGGCGGTCGCCCCGCCGGTGGCGGCGGCAACCGGCCGGGCGGCGCGAAGCGCCGCTGA
- a CDS encoding peptidylprolyl isomerase — protein MTSTRDRQRAAARARLERDMAERATKARKRRQTQAIVGAAAVLVLVVAGTVWLVTSLGGDDKKGDTTASTAGFAQCAYNPVPQQARSKQIKDVGVPPNQQAAKGTQTMTIDTNLGPITAKIDRSKVPCTAGSFTFLASKGFFDNTKCHRLVTEGIKVLQCGDPSVTGKGWRASDGTGGPGYNLAEENLPTDKRPPYPDGVIAMANSGQQGSTGSQFFIVYGDSSLDPNYTVLGTVTGGMDLVKQVAAAGDDGAFAKQAGGGHPKKEIVISKLSMSDIQG, from the coding sequence GTGACGTCCACCAGAGACCGGCAGCGCGCGGCGGCACGCGCCCGCCTCGAGCGGGACATGGCCGAGCGGGCCACGAAGGCCCGCAAGCGCCGGCAGACGCAGGCCATCGTCGGCGCGGCGGCCGTGCTGGTCCTCGTGGTCGCCGGCACGGTCTGGCTGGTGACCTCGCTCGGCGGCGACGACAAGAAGGGCGACACCACCGCCAGCACCGCGGGCTTCGCGCAGTGCGCGTACAACCCGGTGCCGCAGCAGGCCCGCTCGAAGCAGATCAAGGACGTCGGCGTGCCGCCGAACCAGCAGGCCGCCAAGGGCACCCAGACGATGACCATCGACACCAACCTGGGGCCGATCACCGCGAAGATCGACCGCAGCAAGGTGCCGTGCACCGCGGGCAGCTTCACCTTCCTGGCCAGCAAGGGCTTCTTCGACAACACCAAGTGCCACCGCCTGGTGACCGAGGGCATCAAGGTTCTCCAGTGCGGCGACCCCAGCGTGACCGGCAAGGGCTGGCGGGCCAGCGACGGGACCGGCGGCCCGGGCTACAACCTGGCCGAGGAGAACCTGCCCACCGACAAGCGGCCCCCGTACCCGGACGGCGTCATCGCGATGGCCAACTCCGGCCAGCAGGGCAGCACCGGCAGCCAGTTCTTCATCGTCTACGGCGACTCCTCGCTGGACCCGAACTACACCGTCCTGGGCACCGTCACCGGTGGCATGGACCTGGTGAAGCAGGTCGCGGCCGCCGGTGACGACGGCGCCTTCGCCAAGCAGGCCGGTGGCGGGCACCCGAAGAAGGAGATCGTCATCAGCAAGCTCTCGATGAGCGACATCCAGGGCTGA
- a CDS encoding DsrE family protein, whose translation MSGKAVVSLTTGLEDAEKVTVALLVAVGAAESGRPTLMFLTKEAVRLATEGVAVGVACAGCPPLADLVARYQAAGGTFLVCSVCFTSKGLDESRLITSARIGGTVQMWEWIGDGATTFSY comes from the coding sequence ATGTCCGGAAAAGCGGTTGTCAGTCTCACCACCGGCCTGGAGGACGCCGAGAAGGTCACGGTGGCGCTGCTGGTGGCGGTCGGGGCGGCCGAGAGCGGCCGGCCGACCCTGATGTTCCTGACCAAGGAGGCGGTGCGGCTCGCGACCGAGGGGGTCGCGGTCGGCGTCGCGTGCGCCGGCTGTCCTCCCCTGGCGGACCTCGTCGCGCGGTACCAGGCGGCCGGTGGGACCTTCCTGGTCTGCTCGGTCTGCTTCACCAGCAAGGGTCTCGACGAGAGCCGGCTGATCACGTCGGCCCGGATCGGCGGCACCGTGCAGATGTGGGAGTGGATCGGGGACGGCGCGACGACCTTCAGCTACTGA
- the yajC gene encoding preprotein translocase subunit YajC, whose translation MLYAAASGGGAGGLTPILMIALLFGVMYFMMIRPQQKRRREAEQMQSALAPGDEVVTIGGLYGTVTDVADDTVLLEVAPGVQTRYARPAIARVVKQVERPEAETVTEDVEPVKE comes from the coding sequence GTGCTTTACGCAGCAGCGAGTGGCGGGGGAGCGGGCGGTCTGACGCCGATCCTCATGATCGCTCTGCTCTTCGGCGTCATGTACTTCATGATGATCCGCCCCCAGCAGAAGCGCCGCCGCGAGGCCGAGCAGATGCAGTCCGCGCTCGCCCCCGGCGACGAGGTCGTCACCATCGGCGGGCTCTACGGCACGGTCACCGACGTCGCGGACGACACCGTCCTGCTGGAGGTCGCCCCGGGCGTGCAGACCCGGTACGCCCGGCCGGCCATCGCCCGCGTGGTCAAGCAGGTCGAGCGTCCGGAGGCCGAGACGGTCACCGAGGACGTGGAGCCGGTCAAGGAGTGA
- the secD gene encoding protein translocase subunit SecD: MAPPQGQMRPGRQLAVLGLVFVVLYLLVFFSGGAKGGWQDRLEPRLGLDLIGGTRLTLEATNTVDGKPPTAANLEEARQIIESRVNAYGVAEAEVVTEGNRNIVISLPGENRDLTDVGSAAELRFRKVLKATDGSGATAAPAPSASAAPTPSGSAVPKPSGSAAPKPSGSAAPKVKPSASAKAGASPSAGGQGGMAPTPSASAAAPTPSAPASAAPSPSASAEPVPQSVEQQRKAVEQKVGPAAWAAATALKAPADVASDPSLADKLKPFGTLSPQEVAVLPADLQFNVPTISCAQLDKRPPASIKDPKQTAVACEAGAKYLLDVAKVEGTDVDDANAVLDQTSQWVVSLNFTSKGQEKWTALTRESFNNEGQACDQTALGQDGKCRVAVVLDNEIVSSPEIQGVLTGDSQISGSFDSKTANALASQLRYGALPVTFVPQAQQNVTATLGSSHLQAGLLAAGIGMLLVIIYSFFYYRLLGSVIFLSLVLSGLLVFGALVVLGRSIGFTLTLAGLAGMIVSLGVAADSFVIYFERLKDEIREGRSPRSAVPRAWIRARRTIISANAITLMSAVVLYIVSVGAVKGFAFALGLATVLDLVVVFLFRHPIMTMFARTRAFLSPRVSGLGRALPARSTEQAARNPRVKEA, from the coding sequence GTGGCACCACCTCAGGGACAGATGCGCCCCGGACGGCAGTTGGCCGTTCTCGGGCTCGTCTTCGTCGTCCTCTATCTCTTGGTGTTCTTCTCGGGCGGTGCCAAAGGTGGCTGGCAGGACCGGCTTGAGCCGCGGCTCGGCCTGGACCTGATCGGCGGCACCCGGTTGACGCTCGAGGCCACCAACACGGTCGACGGCAAGCCGCCGACGGCTGCCAACCTCGAAGAGGCGCGGCAGATCATCGAGAGCCGGGTCAACGCGTACGGCGTGGCCGAGGCCGAGGTGGTCACCGAGGGCAACCGGAACATCGTCATCTCCCTGCCCGGTGAGAACCGGGACCTGACCGACGTGGGCAGCGCCGCCGAGCTGCGCTTCCGCAAGGTGCTCAAGGCCACCGACGGCAGCGGCGCGACCGCCGCCCCGGCCCCCAGCGCCAGCGCCGCCCCGACCCCGTCGGGCAGCGCCGTGCCGAAGCCGTCGGGCAGCGCCGCGCCGAAGCCGTCCGGCAGCGCCGCGCCGAAGGTGAAGCCGAGCGCCAGCGCCAAGGCCGGCGCGTCGCCGAGCGCCGGTGGGCAGGGCGGCATGGCCCCGACGCCGAGCGCCAGCGCCGCCGCGCCGACCCCGTCGGCCCCGGCCAGCGCCGCGCCGTCGCCGAGCGCCAGCGCCGAGCCGGTGCCGCAGAGCGTGGAGCAGCAGCGCAAGGCCGTCGAGCAGAAGGTCGGCCCGGCCGCCTGGGCGGCCGCCACCGCGTTGAAGGCTCCGGCCGACGTGGCCAGTGACCCGTCGCTGGCCGACAAGCTCAAGCCGTTCGGCACGCTCTCCCCGCAGGAGGTCGCGGTGCTCCCGGCCGACCTGCAGTTCAACGTCCCGACGATCTCCTGCGCCCAGCTGGACAAGCGGCCGCCGGCGTCGATCAAGGACCCGAAGCAGACGGCGGTGGCCTGCGAGGCCGGCGCCAAGTACCTGCTCGACGTGGCGAAGGTCGAGGGCACCGACGTCGACGACGCCAACGCGGTGCTCGACCAGACCAGCCAGTGGGTGGTCAGCCTCAACTTCACCAGCAAGGGTCAGGAGAAGTGGACCGCGCTGACCCGCGAGTCGTTCAACAACGAGGGTCAGGCCTGCGACCAGACCGCGCTCGGCCAGGACGGCAAGTGCCGCGTCGCGGTGGTCCTGGACAACGAGATCGTCTCGTCGCCGGAGATCCAGGGCGTGCTGACCGGTGACTCGCAGATCAGCGGCAGCTTCGACAGCAAGACCGCGAACGCGCTGGCCAGCCAGCTGCGCTACGGCGCGCTGCCGGTGACCTTCGTGCCGCAGGCGCAGCAGAACGTCACCGCCACCCTGGGCTCCAGCCACCTGCAGGCCGGCCTGCTGGCGGCCGGCATCGGCATGCTGCTGGTCATCATCTACTCCTTCTTCTACTACCGGCTGCTCGGCTCGGTCATCTTCCTGAGCCTGGTCCTGTCCGGCCTGCTGGTCTTCGGCGCGCTGGTGGTGCTGGGCCGGTCGATCGGCTTCACCCTCACCCTCGCCGGTCTCGCCGGCATGATCGTCTCGCTCGGTGTGGCGGCGGACTCGTTCGTCATCTACTTCGAGCGGCTCAAGGACGAGATCCGGGAAGGACGCAGCCCGCGCAGCGCGGTGCCGCGGGCGTGGATCCGGGCCCGCCGGACGATCATCTCGGCCAACGCCATCACCCTGATGTCGGCCGTGGTGCTCTACATCGTCTCGGTCGGCGCGGTGAAGGGCTTCGCCTTCGCGCTCGGCCTGGCGACCGTGCTCGACCTGGTCGTCGTCTTCCTCTTCCGTCACCCGATCATGACGATGTTCGCCCGGACCCGGGCGTTCCTGTCCCCGCGGGTCAGCGGTCTCGGCCGGGCCCTGCCGGCCCGCTCGACCGAGCAGGCCGCCCGCAACCCGCGCGTCAAGGAGGCCTGA